Proteins co-encoded in one Stomoxys calcitrans chromosome 5, idStoCalc2.1, whole genome shotgun sequence genomic window:
- the LOC106090606 gene encoding leukocyte tyrosine kinase receptor-like, which yields MAGLLFVFMTLMCIVTLALELEPYHEYSFSKCDKTKIYFQLRTDFLEEKFRLKAKISIETDCSFDGPCAWKWSDTASSCIALVSQVPEFYNTGKSDLSPVITKGSRNYYFLFAILLPSNTVQRIIESPQFGITDETCALEFLIVQQGLEHGLLQVIVEYTSEDSWIVANISASNYTQWAKNTLNLGKIHRKFSVIFQFYSLVPNKQSTYIGLDNLRMVNCFAEKHCEIPQKLCTIGGKLACIDLNQICDLRYDCDQREDEFLNCDKIPPGGRCDFENDLCGWYVSNTTAHSWTRGAYNDDPFVEENTGYYMYFDMNSTRKENGDKFYNNATLTSPIFNPPPSLLGEQHSAYYNSCAMRFKISAELQKGSVYLQLVIVHIQEKENITMSLWMKDELYKSKVETVSLNVKSRIIIDNISLSPQCFGINIPTEQLNGYDYWKYSHLKHRTHKDFQFKNYLKFESCDNRGRNGPTQSQCEAFYTKHNRNTVLKDIQVISQSPFKGFQRWKVPHEGFYTFIVRGALGGVSSIGIKSTRGAEVVAVMKLLKNEELYLVVGQQGEDACPKSSDFTRKSCPLSGGGGGGGSFVFLLDSDTNDISPLLVAGGGGGGSPFGVGYNVMGLLEKAMASSDFIHIKESNASLKQVNDSIFQGGKDGRTCLLGKSIEFQASSDGGFGGGESSGCFTGGHGGGHARVDIFPNSSYGQSGSSYIDALRSLSETNVIRERIDFDNGSIIIIPATEGCGCDYLCIALDESRSSVKCICQSDGSGINNTYICAAALANVAEPSNISIYWIMVFVLSLVFVASSVVFAYKLYQRRISLHENQNSAQNLQLRSILESNDEGDLSNYGFSSINFDVERLSQLIRGNVSLIKVLGRGAFGEVYQGLYRHRTDEAEMAVAVKTLPEISTRHAVRDFLLEAVIMANFDHPNIVRLIGVCFDSHPKFIVLELLEGGDLKNFLREVRQTPNNPLPLTIDDLVQCAIDVAKGCEYMENRHFIHRDFAARNCLLSTREAKRAVKIADFGMARDIYSNEYYRKEGKAMLPVKWMPPEALFEGIFTSKTDVWSFGVLLWEVFSLGLAPFIGLSNSEVMEIINSGGRLGAPPGCPPNIYEIMIDCWNPIPEDRPTFFSLLERLNTLTL from the exons CTGAGAACAGACTTTCTCGAAGAGAAGTTTCGTCTTAAAGCGAAAATTTCCATTGAAACAGATTGTTCATTCGATGGACCATGTGCTTGGAAATGGAGTGACACAGCATCATCCTGCATTGCCTTAGTATCTCAAGTACCAGAATTTTACAACACTGGGAAAAGTGATTTATCCCCTGTCATCACTAAAGGCAGTAGAAACTATTACTTTTTGTTTGCTATTTTACTGCCCTCAAATACTGTGCAAAGAATTATAGAATCGCCCCAGTTCGGAATCACCGATGAGACATGTGCTCTGGAATTCTTAATAGTGCAACAAGGATTGGAGCATGGCTTGCTACAAGTTATTGTAGAATATACGTCTGAGGACTCATGGATAGTGGCCAACATATCTGCTTCCAATTATACACAGTGGGCTAAAAACACCTTAAATCTAGGAAAAATTCATCGAAAGTttagtgtaatatttcaattttactcACTTGTTCCCAACAAGCAGTCGACATATATTGGCTTGGATAATTTGCGAATGGTCAATTGTTTCGCAGAGAAACACTGTGAAATCCCACAGAAGCTGTGCACAATTGGCGGAAAACTAGCTTGCattgatttaaaccaaatttgtgATTTAAGATACGACTGTGATCAAAGAGAAGATGAATTTCTCAACTGTG ATAAAATACCTCCTGGTGGCCGTTGCGATTTCGAGAACGATTTGTGTGGGTGGTATGTATCTAACACCACAGCACACTCCTGGACTCGTGGTGCATACAACGATGACCCGTTTGTAGAAGAAAATACTGGATACTACATGTATTTTGACATGAATTCTACTCGAAAGGAAAATGGTGATAAATTCTACAACAATGCTACACTGACTAGTCCCATATTTAATCCACCACCTTCTCTGCTGGGCGAACAACATTCTGCATATTACAATTCTTGTGCGATGAGATTCAAAATATCCGCAGAACTGCAAAAAGGATCCGTTTATCTCCAACTGGTAATTGTACATATACAAGAAAAGGAAAATATTACCATGTCCTTATGGATGAAAGATGAATTGTACAAATCTAAAGTAGAAACTGTATCACTAAATGTAAAGTCAAG GATAATCATTGATAATATATCTTTATCGCCGCAATGTTTTGGCATCAATATTCCAACGGAACAGTTGAATGGTTATGACTATTGGAAGTATTCGCACCTAAAACATAGAACGCATAaggattttcaatttaaaaatt ATCTAAAATTTGAATCTTGCGACAATCGCGGAAGGAATGGACCAACGCAATCCCAATGCGAGGCCTTCTATACCAAGCACAACCGTAATACTGTTTTGAAGGATATTCAAGTTATAAGTCAATCGCCCTTCAAAGGTTTTCAACGTTGGAAAGTGCCACATGAAGGCTTTTATAC atTTATTGTTAGAGGAGCTTTAGGCGGCGTGAGCTCAATAGGAATTAAATCTACGCGGGGTGCTGAGGTTGTTGCTGTTATGAAACTTTTAAAGAATGAAGAATTGTATCTTGTGGTAGGCCAACAAGGGGAGGATGCTTGCCCAAAGTCTTCTGATTTCACAAGAAAATCATGCCCACTTTCgggtggaggtggtggtggaggTTCCTTTGTTTTCTTA TTGGACTCGGATACCAACGATATCAGCCCTTTATTGGTAGCAGGTGGAGGCGGTGGCGGAAGTCCTTTTGGTGTTGGCTATAACGTTATGGGACTGTTGGAAAAAGCTATGGCATCCAGTGACTTCATACATATTAAAGAGTCAAATGCATCCCTTAAACAAGTTAATGATTCCATCTTCCAAGGGGGAAAAGATGGAAGGACTTGCTTACTTGGCAAGTCTATagaatttcaagcatctagcgatggtggttttggtggtggagaAAGTTCTGGCTGTTTCACCGGAGGCCATGGGGGTGGCCATGCTAGGGTTGATATTTTTCCAAATAGTTCATACGGTCAAAGTGGCTCCTCCTACATTGATGCGCTACGTTCGCTCAGCGAAACAAATGTTATACGTGAACGCATTGATTTCGATAACGgttcaataataataataccagCTACGGAGGGATGTGGCTGTGATTATCTGTGTATAGCACTGGATGAGAGTAGGTCATCAGTGAAATGTATTTGCCAAAGTGATGGAAGTGGAATTAACAATACCTATATTTGTGCCG CGGCTTTGGCCAATGTAGCAGAGCCTTCAAACATTTCGATTTATTGGATAATGGTATTTGTACTTAGCTTAGTATTTGTAGCTTCATCGGTTGTTTTTGCGT ACAAGCTGTACCAAAGGAGAATATCGTTgcatgaaaatcaaaattcggCACAAAATTTGCAGTTAAGAAGCATACTTGAGAGCAACGATGAAGGTGATTTAAGCAATTATGGTTTTAGTTCCATTAATTTTGATGTAGAGAGGTTGTCTCAGTTGATTCGGGGAAATGTAAGTCTAATCAA AGTTTTGGGCCGAGGGGCTTTCGGTGAAGTCTATCAAGGTTTATACCGTCACAGAACCGATGAAGCTGAAATGGCAGTGGCTGTGAAAACCCTGCCTGAAATATCAACTCGCCATGCCGTCAGAGATTTCCTATTGGAGGCTGTTATTATGGCAAATTTTGATCACCCCAACATTGTGCGTCTCATAGGTGTCTGCTTTGATAGCCATCCTAAGTTTATTGTGCTTGAGTTACTGGAAGGTGGAGATCTTAAGAATTTTTTGCGAGAAGTACGGCAAACACCAAATAATCCTTTGCCATTGACAATTGATGATCTGGTCCAGTGTGCTATCGATGTGGCCAAGGGTTGTGAATATATGGAAAACCGACACTTTATACACCGTGATTTTGCCGCCAGAAATTGTTTACTTAGCACCAGAGAAGCTAAGCGAGCTGTAAAGATAGCTGATTTTGGTATGGCCCGGGATATTTATAGCAATGAATATTACCGCAAAGAAGGCAAGGCTATGTTGCCCGTGAAATGGATGCCACCAGAAGCTCTTTTTGAAGGCATATTTACCTCCAAAACTGACGTTTGGTCATTTGGAGTTTTATTGTGGGAG GTTTTTAGTTTGGGTTTAGCACCATTTATCGGGTTGTCCAATTCTGAGGTTATGGAAATAATCAACAGTGGCGGTCGTTTAGGTGCTCCGCCAGGATGTCCGCCGAACATATACGAAATAATGATCGATTGCTGGAATCCTATACCTGAAGATCGTCCAACATTCTTTAGCCTTTTAGAAAGACTCAACACTTTGACTCTGTAA
- the LOC106090605 gene encoding ALK tyrosine kinase receptor-like encodes MMLYNDKFENESAHVLMHNATVVSPTFNPPPLVHGDVLSPYRNSCSVKFFAACLVNDAFVLTFSVVEIQESTNITTVLYNSYKDGFANGLQIVTLLPNITSRYFLQLVGHYSRDFFSMSIYNLSLSSECFGINIPREHLKGYHYWNVWQIGAPHKDFENYKYLELGTCFSQGRHGPTQHQCTNFYKKNNRTHVLKEVRVVTKYPYEGMQKWKVPRTGFCTFIVKGAGGGFAFTVGGTSRGAVVFTILELYKDEEIYLLIGQQGRNGSHTTTKEDGDISTMATAGGGGGGSFVFKRNSFQNDIVLLVAAGGGGGLGIGEVHRDGEFQHGHSANFERQPTTGQIYGGQQLNASAGPGGGIKVNLKGVVNGQYGDALLSGGRGGMPCHFPQETLGPGISHNGEGGFGGGGGGCNTGGGGGGYSGGDVYSNRSHGKGGYSYINHSRALTELSAFYAGSNLGDGSITIIPDIEGCGCDYRCLAMDEHRSSVMCICPHGSILANNSKACIDMRCQRNKLENNINPMAVDIELTKLRQNIDGSYLSNYSCIEVSYGEICINSLPQVDRRNLKLVKVLGKGAFGEVYQGSYRYDVSGAAEKLVAVKILAKGSTELDEIDFVMEAAIMAKFDHPNIVQLIGVCFNSRPSIVVLELLAGGDLKHFLTQVRHQTDRSYSLAMIDLVFCALDVAKGCHYLECQHFIHRDIAARNCLLSSDGSERKVKIADFGLARDIYRCDYYRKDGNTLLPIKWMPPEAFLDNIFTSKTDVWSFGVLLWEIFSVGLVPYAGLQNREIIQLVTKGGKLDAPPACPSIIYEIMVDCWSIVPDDRPTFLSILERLEAAVMNPAVMNCTLPHLFPLPSKLPITNDSLPESLEKSAAILNISTTHGLYNTNKHHWYVNNEMISHSTSE; translated from the exons ATGATGTTGTACAACGataaatttgaaaatgaaaGCGCTCATGTTTTAATGCACAATGCCACTGTAGTAAGCCCAACCTTCAATCCACCTCCATTGGTACATGGTGACGTACTTTCTCCCTATCGCAATTCCTGTTCAGTAAAGTTCTTTGCAGCTTGTTTAGTAAATGATGCTTTCGTGTTGACATTTTCTGTGGTAGAGATCCAAGAGAGTACAAATATAACTACTGTTTTATACAACTCGTACAAGGATGGCTTTGCCAATGGATTGCAAATTGTAACTCTTCTACCCAACATCACATCAAG GTATTTCTTGCAGTTGGTTGGCCACTATTCAAGGGATTTTTTCTCGATGTCTATTTATAATCTATCCTTATCGTCCGAATGTTTTGGCATTAATATACCACGAGAACATTTAAAGGGCTATCATTATTGGAATGTATGGCAAATCGGGGCCCCACACAAGGACTTTGAAAACTACAAAT ATTTGGAACTTGGTACTTGCTTTAGTCAGGGAAGGCATGGTCCTACCCAGCATCAATGCACGAActtttataagaaaaataatCGGACACATGTTCTAAAGGAGGTGCGCGTTGTTACTAAATACCCATATGAGGGTATGCAAAAATGGAAGGTGCCTCGTACAGGATTCTGCAC ATTTATTGTTAAAGGAGCTGGTGGAGGTTTTGCATTCACTGTTGGGGGTACATCACGCGGGGCTGTAGTCTTCACCATTTTAGAACTTTATAAGGACGAAGAAATTTATCTTTTGATTGGGCAACAAGGGAGAAATGGAAGTCACACAACAACAAAGGAAGATGGTGACATCTCTACCATGGCGACAgctggtggaggtggtggtggaTCTTTTGTCTTCAAG CGCAACTCATTTCAAAATGACATCGTCCTGTTAGTTGCTGCtggaggtggtggtggtttAGGTATAGGTGAGGTGCACCGGGATGGAGAATTTCAACATGGCCATAGTGCAAATTTCGAACGTCAGCCTACCACAGGTCAAATTTATGGTGGACAGCAATTGAATGCAAGTGCAGGACCTGGTGGTGGTATAAAGGTCAATCTCAAAGGAGTGGTAAATGGTCAGTATGGTGATGCCTTGTTAAGTGGTGGCAGAGGTGGAATGCCATGCCATTTCCCACAAGAGACCCTCGGTCCGGGTATAAGTCATAATGGTGAAGGTGGTTTTGGTGGCGGAGGAGGCGGTTGCAACACaggtggcggtggtggtggttatTCTGGTGGCGATGTTTATTCTAATAGATCTCATGGCAAAGGCGGCTACTCGTATATAAATCATTCACGTGCTCTCACAGAGCTGAGTGCTTTCTATGCGGGCTCGAACTTGGGCGATGGTTCTATTACAATCATACCAGACATTGAGGGTTGCGGCTGTGATTATCGCTGTCTTGCTATGGATGAACATAGGTCATCGGTGATGTGTATTTGTCCGCATGGTTCTATTTTAGCCAACAATTCCAAGGCCTGTATTG ATATGCGTTGCCAAAGgaataaattggaaaataacATTAATCCGATGGCGGTGGATATTGAACTGACGAAACTACGTCAAAACATCGATGGATCATATCTTAGTAACTACAGTTGCATTGAAGTGAGCTATGGTGAGATATGTATTAATAGCTTGCCACAAGTAGATCGGAGAAATTTAAAATTGGTCAA GGTCTTGGGTAAAGGAGCATTTGGTGAAGTTTATCAGGGATCGTATCGCTATGACGTAAGCGGTGCTGCTGAAAAACTTGTGGCCGTTAAAATTCTAGCCAAAGGAAGCACAGAACTGGATGAGATTGATTTCGTAATGGAAGCTGCTATTATGGCGAAATTCGATCACCCCAATATAGTGCAGCTAATAGGTGTATGCTTTAATTCTCGCCCTAGCATTGTTGTGCTCGAACTATTAGCCGGTGGTGATCTGAAACATTTTTTGACCCAAGTGCGTCATCAGACTGATCGTTCATACTCCTTAGCCATGATTGACTTAGTTTTCTGTGCTTTGGATGTGGCCAAGGGCTGTCATTACTTGGAGTGCCAACACTTTATCCACCGAGATATAGCCGCTCGAAATTGTTTGCTAAGTTCGGATGGGTCTGAACGCAAGGTCAAGATTGCGGATTTTGGATTGGCTCGCGACATATATCGTTGTGACTACTATCGCAAGGATGGCAATACGCTGCTGCCCATCAAATGGATGCCCCCCGAAGCATTTTTGGACAATATATTTACTTCAAAGACAGATGTTTGGTCATTTGGAGTTTTGTTATGGGAG ataTTTAGTGTGGGCTTAGTGCCTTATGCTGGTCTACAAAACCGTGAGATTATTCAATTGGTAACTAAGGGGGGAAAGTTGGATGCGCCACCAGCATGCCCTTCAATAATTTATGAAATAATGGTTGATTGTTGGAGTATTGTACCCGATGATCGCCCCacatttttaagtattttggaGCGACTAGAAGCAGCAGTTATg AATCCGGCTGTTATGAACTGTACTTTGCCTCATTTGTTTCCACTGCCATCTAAACTACCAATCACTAATGACTCTTTGCCAGAGAGTTTAGAGAAGTCTGCAGCAATTCTTAATATTTCAACAACACATGGACTCTATAATACCAATAAACATCATTGGTATGTCAACAATGAAATGATATCACACAGCACCAGTGAATAA